The following are from one region of the Marinitoga sp. 38H-ov genome:
- the rlmN gene encoding 23S rRNA (adenine(2503)-C(2))-methyltransferase RlmN, whose translation MIKKNILDFSYDELVKEFTNLNLKKFRVDQVLDWIFKKHIFDFFEMTNISKNEREFLDEYFYISIPEPIDIQESKIDGTTKFLWKLEDGRTIESVLLFYPNRISACISSQVGCPLKCKFCSTGASGFERNLTPGEIVAQVLAIEKLKDVNINNIVLMGMGEPLLNYDNVLKAIRNWNNKKMKNLGARRITISTSGIADKIEELADFELDIRLSVSLHAPNNYIRDQIMPINAKYPIEEVVQSCKIYQEKTKNRVTIEYIAIKGLNDEEKHAQELADLLKGLKVMVNIIPVNPNPANYERPSKKFLNSFLNKLKENNIEATLRIEKGTDIDAACGQLKMRKKGVK comes from the coding sequence ATGATTAAAAAAAATATCTTAGATTTTAGTTATGATGAGTTAGTAAAAGAATTTACAAATTTAAATTTAAAAAAGTTTAGAGTAGATCAGGTGCTTGACTGGATATTTAAAAAGCATATATTTGATTTTTTTGAAATGACAAATATATCAAAAAACGAAAGAGAATTTTTAGATGAATATTTTTATATTAGCATTCCAGAGCCTATTGATATTCAAGAATCAAAAATAGATGGAACAACAAAATTCCTATGGAAATTAGAAGATGGGAGAACCATTGAATCTGTGTTATTGTTTTATCCAAATAGAATTTCAGCATGTATTTCTTCACAAGTTGGATGTCCATTAAAATGCAAATTCTGTTCAACTGGAGCTAGTGGATTTGAAAGAAATTTAACACCAGGAGAAATAGTTGCTCAAGTATTGGCTATAGAAAAACTTAAAGACGTTAATATAAATAACATTGTTTTAATGGGAATGGGAGAACCATTATTAAATTACGACAATGTTTTAAAAGCTATTAGAAATTGGAATAATAAAAAAATGAAAAATCTTGGTGCTCGAAGAATAACCATTTCAACTTCGGGTATTGCTGATAAAATTGAAGAATTAGCTGATTTTGAATTAGATATTAGACTATCTGTATCTTTACATGCCCCAAATAATTATATTAGAGATCAAATAATGCCTATTAATGCAAAATATCCTATAGAAGAGGTTGTTCAATCATGCAAAATATATCAAGAAAAAACTAAAAATAGAGTAACTATAGAATATATTGCTATAAAAGGACTAAATGATGAAGAAAAACACGCACAAGAATTAGCTGATTTATTAAAAGGATTGAAAGTAATGGTTAATATCATTCCCGTAAACCCAAATCCAGCAAATTATGAAAGACCATCAAAAAAATTCCTAAATAGTTTTTTAAATAAATTAAAGGAAAATAATATTGAAGCTACATTAAGAATTGAAAAAGGAACAGATATTGATGCTGCTTGTGGACAATTAAAAATGAGGAAAAAGGGTGTAAAATGA
- a CDS encoding radical SAM protein, protein MKNSIHFVKMENTKSLSLTGNYCYLNCKHCNKHYLNNMITIKDIDKISNMSSILLSGGMNDEIKVPVYNFVEILQEYKNKYNFKYNLHTGFMNYNELEKIKAISDAISFDLVGNKETMINVYGIDKFENMWSTFDNLIKLDFKVKPHITIGLNGGKLTHEKDAINRLKKYDIDEIIFLVFIPTKGSAFENENPPKIEEVVEIFEYAKEKIENIKLTLGCMHPKGKYRKELQENLLYIADKIVQPVQNTIELAKKMNFNITWSYECCVF, encoded by the coding sequence ATGAAAAATAGCATTCATTTTGTTAAAATGGAAAATACTAAATCATTATCTTTAACCGGAAACTATTGTTATTTAAATTGCAAACATTGTAATAAACATTATTTAAACAATATGATAACTATAAAAGATATTGACAAGATTTCAAATATGAGTTCTATATTACTTAGTGGCGGTATGAATGATGAAATAAAAGTACCCGTATATAATTTTGTTGAAATATTACAAGAATATAAGAATAAATATAATTTTAAGTATAATTTGCATACTGGATTTATGAATTATAATGAGCTTGAGAAAATAAAAGCTATAAGCGATGCTATTTCTTTCGATTTAGTTGGAAATAAAGAGACTATGATCAATGTATATGGTATAGATAAATTCGAGAATATGTGGAGCACTTTTGACAATTTAATTAAATTAGATTTTAAAGTAAAACCACATATTACAATAGGACTTAATGGAGGAAAATTAACTCATGAAAAAGATGCCATTAATAGGTTAAAAAAATATGATATAGATGAAATAATATTTTTAGTTTTTATTCCTACAAAAGGTTCGGCATTTGAAAATGAAAATCCCCCAAAAATAGAAGAAGTTGTAGAAATATTTGAATATGCAAAAGAGAAAATTGAAAATATAAAATTAACTTTAGGATGTATGCACCCAAAAGGAAAGTATAGAAAAGAGCTACAAGAAAATTTATTATATATTGCTGATAAAATAGTTCAACCTGTTCAAAATACTATTGAATTAGCAAAAAAAATGAATTTTAATATAACTTGGAGTTATGAATGTTGCGTATTTTAG
- the rnc gene encoding ribonuclease III, with the protein MNDFEKYNINKIKKIIGIENIDEELLFEALCHSSYSNDYNSKGRKIKSNERLEFLGDSVLNLIIAEHLYKNYNLDEGDMARVRATVGSELILFDAAKKLGLGDYILLSKNEERYGGREKHSIISDLFEAILGAIYLSLGFEKAKEFALKHLNEYIDLSIKGKLFLDYKTRLQELTQKDLKIRPEYKLIRQDGPPHNRTFVIDVIINGKKYGRGIGKSKKVAEQLAAREACEKFSGDINEK; encoded by the coding sequence ATGAATGATTTTGAAAAATATAACATTAACAAAATAAAAAAGATAATAGGTATTGAAAATATTGACGAAGAGCTTCTTTTCGAGGCTCTTTGTCATTCATCTTATTCAAACGATTACAATTCAAAAGGTAGGAAAATAAAATCTAATGAGCGATTAGAATTTTTAGGGGATTCTGTTTTAAATTTAATTATTGCAGAACATTTATACAAAAACTATAATCTCGACGAAGGAGATATGGCACGAGTTAGAGCTACTGTTGGAAGTGAATTAATTTTATTTGATGCTGCAAAAAAACTTGGACTTGGAGATTATATACTTTTAAGCAAAAACGAAGAACGTTATGGTGGTAGAGAAAAACATTCAATTATATCTGATCTTTTTGAAGCAATTTTAGGCGCAATTTATTTATCTTTAGGCTTTGAAAAAGCTAAAGAGTTTGCTTTAAAGCATTTAAATGAATATATAGATTTATCTATAAAAGGAAAACTTTTTTTAGACTATAAAACTAGATTACAAGAATTGACTCAAAAAGATCTAAAAATTAGACCTGAATACAAACTTATTAGGCAAGATGGACCTCCGCATAATAGAACATTTGTAATTGATGTTATTATTAATGGAAAAAAATATGGTAGAGGCATTGGAAAATCAAAAAAAGTAGCAGAACAACTCGCTGCAAGAGAAGCCTGCGAAAAATTTAGTGGTGATATAAATGAAAAATAG
- a CDS encoding transketolase translates to MKKSLSELKALANICRGDIIKMTTVAKSGHPGGSMSSIDMYLSVFNIANIDPKNPYDQNRDRVVISHGHTSPGVYSALGRLGFFNIDDAIAGFRNSGSIFEGHITRGIPGVEWTTGNLGQGLSAGVGMALASKITRKNYHVFVLHSDGEAPKGQIAEARRTAKKENLNNLTVLIDYNDIQISGRARDVLYVDLVKEYESAGWNIIEVDGHNFEQLFNAIEEAKSYKLGPTVIIAKTIIGKGVSFMENRHEYHGSPLSEAEAEKALKELGVENDIEKYKEMRKELPLLRKKLEFKDNVITADPGTPIVYKKEDKIDNRGAFGNAIADLAKVNKGKIVAVDCDLKPSVKLEKFEKVSPETYIQIGIQEHNAATIAGAMSVCGVIPFFADFGVFGLDETFNQQRLNDINHTNLKTAVTHCGIDIGEDGKTHHEINYIGIVRSFFDTKLIIPADPNQTDKAVRFAASTLGNVVIAMGRSKIPVILDENGNPFFGENYVFEYGKMDILRKGEKVTILTHGSVAYKAVKVADKLKEEGINITVINVSAPLEFDGSKIAEYINDSHIIIYEDHNKYNGLFVEFSKSVVENKLSPLSIETLGVDNYSPSGNNESLFKIFKLDEDSLLKIIKEKINE, encoded by the coding sequence ATGAAAAAATCTTTAAGTGAGTTAAAAGCTTTAGCTAACATATGTAGAGGCGATATTATAAAAATGACAACTGTTGCAAAATCCGGTCATCCTGGAGGTTCAATGTCTTCTATTGATATGTATTTAAGTGTGTTTAATATAGCTAACATTGATCCAAAAAATCCATATGATCAAAATAGAGATAGAGTAGTTATCAGTCATGGACACACTTCACCTGGAGTGTATTCCGCATTAGGAAGATTAGGTTTTTTTAATATTGATGATGCTATTGCTGGATTTAGAAATTCAGGTTCTATTTTTGAAGGACATATCACAAGAGGAATACCAGGTGTTGAATGGACAACAGGTAATTTAGGTCAAGGTTTATCTGCTGGTGTTGGTATGGCTTTAGCTTCAAAAATAACAAGAAAAAATTATCATGTATTTGTATTACATAGCGATGGTGAAGCACCTAAAGGTCAAATTGCTGAAGCCAGAAGAACAGCAAAAAAAGAAAATTTAAATAATTTGACTGTTCTAATTGATTATAATGATATTCAAATATCCGGAAGAGCTAGAGATGTATTGTATGTAGACTTAGTTAAAGAATATGAATCTGCAGGTTGGAATATAATAGAAGTTGATGGACATAATTTTGAACAATTATTTAACGCAATTGAGGAAGCAAAGAGCTATAAATTAGGTCCAACAGTAATTATCGCAAAAACAATTATAGGTAAAGGTGTATCTTTCATGGAAAACAGACATGAATATCATGGTTCCCCTTTAAGCGAAGCTGAAGCTGAAAAGGCTTTAAAAGAATTGGGTGTAGAAAATGATATTGAAAAATATAAAGAAATGAGGAAAGAATTACCATTATTAAGAAAAAAATTAGAATTTAAAGATAATGTTATAACCGCAGATCCTGGAACTCCTATTGTATATAAAAAAGAAGATAAAATTGATAATAGAGGAGCTTTTGGTAATGCAATAGCAGATTTAGCGAAAGTAAATAAAGGAAAAATTGTTGCTGTAGATTGCGATTTAAAACCTTCAGTAAAATTAGAAAAATTTGAAAAAGTAAGTCCTGAAACATATATTCAAATTGGTATTCAAGAACATAATGCAGCTACAATAGCCGGAGCAATGTCAGTATGTGGAGTTATTCCTTTCTTTGCTGATTTTGGTGTATTTGGTTTAGACGAAACATTTAATCAACAAAGATTAAATGATATTAACCATACTAATTTAAAAACTGCCGTTACACATTGTGGTATAGATATTGGTGAAGATGGAAAAACACATCATGAAATTAATTATATTGGTATAGTAAGAAGTTTCTTTGATACTAAATTAATTATTCCTGCAGATCCAAATCAAACTGATAAAGCTGTAAGATTTGCAGCTTCTACATTAGGAAATGTAGTAATAGCTATGGGTAGATCAAAAATACCTGTGATTTTAGATGAAAATGGAAATCCTTTCTTTGGAGAAAATTATGTATTTGAATACGGAAAAATGGATATTTTGAGAAAAGGAGAAAAAGTTACAATATTAACTCATGGTAGCGTAGCTTATAAAGCTGTAAAAGTTGCCGATAAATTAAAAGAAGAAGGTATAAATATTACCGTTATTAATGTTTCTGCACCACTAGAATTTGATGGTTCTAAAATTGCTGAATATATAAATGATTCACATATCATTATTTATGAAGACCATAATAAATATAATGGATTATTTGTAGAATTTTCAAAATCTGTAGTTGAAAACAAACTTTCTCCATTAAGCATTGAAACATTAGGTGTAGATAATTATTCGCCATCTGGTAATAATGAATCATTATTTAAAATATTTAAATTAGATGAAGATTCTCTATTAAAAATTATTAAGGAGAAAATAAATGAATGA
- a CDS encoding DUF2905 domain-containing protein yields the protein MQFIGKSFISIGIILTIIGIIFYFSNKIPFKIGQLPGDILIKKDGFTFYFPLTTTILISIIFNIIIAIIKRIL from the coding sequence ATGCAATTCATTGGTAAATCATTTATTTCAATTGGAATTATTTTAACTATTATTGGAATTATTTTTTATTTTTCTAATAAAATTCCTTTTAAAATAGGTCAATTACCAGGAGATATATTAATTAAAAAGGATGGATTTACTTTTTATTTTCCATTAACAACAACTATACTAATTAGTATAATATTTAATATAATTATTGCTATAATAAAAAGAATATTATAA
- the ricT gene encoding regulatory iron-sulfur-containing complex subunit RicT: MINLNALVYGVEISNLSPLVYYAGNDEDIKIGDLVLVNTDMGLDVGKVRIGPKEMTFEEIGYEVTSILRKLNEDDMITYKENIELAQKAKNITEKKAKELNLPMRILSSRVVFDRSKIIVFFGSDTRVDFRDLVKELAKEFKARIELRQIGIRDEVKLIGALGLCGQQTCCSRFLRNFDSIKMEMAKTQQMLINTAKISGRCGRLMCCLAYENEFYEKSLHCIPNEGSTIEYENVPAKVITVNVFLKQVTLQIIENNQPVIVKLPFDYFKKNCPIGD; encoded by the coding sequence ATGATAAATTTAAATGCTTTAGTATACGGAGTTGAAATATCAAATCTTTCTCCATTAGTATATTATGCAGGAAATGATGAAGATATAAAAATTGGTGATCTTGTTTTAGTAAATACTGATATGGGGCTAGATGTCGGAAAAGTTCGAATTGGACCAAAAGAAATGACCTTCGAAGAAATAGGATATGAGGTTACTTCTATTTTAAGGAAATTAAATGAAGATGATATGATAACTTATAAAGAAAATATAGAATTGGCTCAAAAAGCAAAAAATATAACTGAAAAAAAAGCTAAAGAACTTAATTTACCTATGAGAATATTATCTTCTAGAGTTGTTTTTGATAGGTCCAAAATAATAGTTTTCTTTGGTTCTGATACGAGAGTTGATTTTAGAGATCTCGTTAAAGAACTAGCAAAAGAATTTAAAGCAAGAATAGAATTAAGACAAATAGGTATTAGAGATGAAGTTAAACTAATAGGCGCATTAGGATTATGTGGACAGCAAACTTGTTGCTCTAGATTTTTAAGAAATTTTGACTCTATAAAAATGGAAATGGCAAAAACACAACAAATGCTAATTAATACAGCAAAAATTTCCGGAAGATGTGGAAGATTAATGTGTTGTTTAGCATATGAAAATGAATTTTATGAAAAATCATTACATTGTATTCCAAATGAAGGTAGTACTATTGAATACGAAAATGTTCCTGCTAAGGTTATTACGGTAAATGTATTTTTAAAACAAGTTACACTACAAATTATTGAAAATAATCAACCTGTAATAGTTAAATTACCATTTGATTATTTTAAAAAAAATTGCCCTATAGGTGATTGA
- a CDS encoding YaaR family protein: protein MFINPLSGNSAQKSSEKKIKKNSNEKTVKRKNSFTEIMELNEIDIIKKDLNKLLEQIEEYGSQFKRSPIEKNLEKYKKSVKDFLKKIEKNLYKLNSKMNFKEKNFFVVAEKINKELKDLTDSLIKNESGAFLYAKKVDAINGLLLDLYK, encoded by the coding sequence TAATCCATTATCTGGAAATTCTGCACAAAAATCTAGTGAAAAGAAAATTAAAAAGAACTCTAATGAAAAAACTGTAAAAAGAAAAAATTCTTTTACAGAAATTATGGAATTGAATGAAATAGATATTATTAAAAAAGATTTAAATAAATTATTAGAACAAATAGAAGAATATGGTTCACAATTCAAACGCTCACCTATAGAAAAAAATCTTGAAAAATACAAAAAAAGCGTTAAAGATTTCTTAAAGAAAATTGAAAAAAATTTGTATAAGTTGAATTCTAAAATGAATTTTAAAGAAAAAAACTTTTTTGTTGTAGCTGAAAAAATAAATAAAGAATTAAAGGATTTAACTGACAGTTTAATAAAAAATGAAAGCGGCGCATTTCTATATGCGAAAAAAGTAGATGCAATTAACGGATTACTTCTTGATTTATATAAATAA